Proteins from a single region of Oreochromis niloticus isolate F11D_XX linkage group LG7, O_niloticus_UMD_NMBU, whole genome shotgun sequence:
- the LOC100701794 gene encoding serine/threonine-protein phosphatase 6 catalytic subunit has translation MQEIEDENEGAASEQEEEKEASCNLAAFSVSIMAPLDLDKYVEIARQCKYLPENDLKRLCDYVCDLLLEESNVQPVATPVTVCGDIHGQFYDLCELFRTGGQVPDTNYIFMGDFVDRGYYSLETFTHLLALKAKWPDRITLLRGNHESRQITQVYGFYDECQTKYGNANAWRYCTKVFDMLTVAALIDEQILCVHGGLSPDIKTLDQIRTIERNQEIPHKGAFCDLVWSDPEDVDTWAISPRGAGWLFGSKVTNEFVHINNLKLICRAHQLVHEGYKFMFDEKLVTVWSAPNYCYRCGNIASIMVFKDVNRREPKLFRAVPDSERVIPPRTTTPYFL, from the exons ATGCAGGAAATTGAAGATGAAAATGAAGGAGCGGCGAGcgaacaggaagaagaaaaggaagctAGCTGCAATTTAGCTGCTTTTAGCGTTTCGATAATGGCGCCTTTAGACCTCGATAAGTACGTAGAAATAGCGAGACAGTGCAAATATCTGCCTGAAAATGATCTAAAG AGATTATGTGATTATGTTTGTGATTTGCTGCTTGAAGAATCAAATGTTCAGCCAGTCGCTACTCCGGTTACAGTTTGTGGAGACATTCATGGTCAG TTTTATGATCTATGCGAGCTCTTCAGAACTGGAGGCCAAGTACCAGACACAAATTACATTTTCATG GGAGATTTTGTAGACAGAGGATATTATAGCTTGGAGACTTTTACACACCTGCTAGCTTTAAAAGCCAAGTGGCCAGATCGTATCACACTCCTTCGAGGGAACCATGAGAGCAGACAGATAACTCAAGTTTATGGCTTTTATG aTGAGTGTCAGACAAAGTATGGAAATGCAAATGCCTGGCGGTATTGCACAAAAGTGTTTGATATGCTGACTGTGGCAGCT TTGATAGATGAGCAGATCCTGTGTGTCCATGGTGGTCTCTCACCGGACATCAAGACTTTGGACCAGATCCGAACCATCGAACGCAACCAGGAGATTCCCCACAAGGGGGCTTTTTGTGATCTTGTGTGGTCTGATCCAGAGGATGTGGACACCTGGGCTATCAGTCCACGAGGTGCCGGCTGGCTTTTTGGCTCCAAGGTTACTAATGAG tttgttcACATCAACAACTTGAAGCTCATCTGCCGTGCACACCAGCTGGTTCACGAAGGCTACAAGTTCATGTTTGATGAGAAGCTGGTGACCGTGTGGTCAGCGCCCAACTACTGCTACCGCTGTGGGAACATTGCCTCCATCATGGTCTTCAAGGACGTCAACAGACGAGAGCCCAAGCTGTTTCGAGCCGTTCCCGACTCTGAACGTGTGATACCTCCTCGAACAACCACCCCCTACTTCCTCTAA